In Pseudomonas hamedanensis, a single window of DNA contains:
- the exbB gene encoding tonB-system energizer ExbB produces the protein MTRNQTPASPTIRPRAWSAVAALLLSLMLAPTAAFADAQAPATPAATEQSAPAAAPAATDPVQAVDAADAPEVLEADNTLGMAHDLSPWGMYQNADIIVKIVMIGLAIASIITWTIWIAKGFELMGAKRRLRGEIAALKKATTLKEASATAGKEGTLANLLVHDALEEMRLSVNSREKEGIKERVSFRLERLVAACGRNMSSGTGVLATIGSTAPFVGLFGTVWGIMNSFIGIAKTQTTNLAVVAPGIAEALLATALGLVAAIPAVVIYNVFARSIAGYKAQVSDASAEVLLLVSRDLDHQPERSSQPHMVKVG, from the coding sequence ATGACACGTAATCAAACTCCCGCTTCGCCAACCATTCGACCTCGCGCCTGGAGCGCTGTCGCGGCTCTGTTGCTCAGCCTGATGCTGGCACCGACCGCCGCCTTCGCCGACGCCCAGGCACCCGCGACACCAGCCGCCACCGAACAGAGCGCACCGGCTGCTGCACCGGCGGCCACCGATCCGGTGCAGGCTGTCGATGCGGCCGACGCACCTGAAGTCCTTGAAGCCGACAACACCTTAGGTATGGCCCACGACTTGTCGCCATGGGGCATGTACCAGAACGCCGACATCATCGTGAAAATCGTGATGATTGGTCTGGCCATCGCTTCGATCATCACCTGGACCATCTGGATTGCCAAAGGCTTCGAGCTGATGGGCGCCAAGCGTCGTCTGCGTGGCGAGATTGCCGCACTGAAAAAAGCCACCACCCTCAAAGAAGCCAGCGCCACCGCGGGCAAGGAAGGCACTCTGGCCAACCTGCTGGTGCACGACGCGCTCGAAGAGATGCGCCTGTCGGTCAACAGCCGCGAAAAGGAAGGCATCAAGGAACGCGTCAGCTTCCGCCTCGAGCGCCTCGTCGCTGCCTGCGGTCGCAACATGAGCAGCGGCACCGGCGTCCTCGCTACCATCGGTTCCACCGCGCCGTTCGTCGGTCTGTTCGGTACCGTATGGGGTATCATGAACTCCTTCATCGGCATTGCCAAAACCCAGACCACCAACCTTGCCGTCGTAGCGCCGGGTATCGCTGAGGCGTTGCTGGCCACTGCCCTGGGTCTGGTTGCAGCGATCCCTGCCGTGGTCATCTACAACGTCTTTGCCCGCTCCATCGCCGGTTACAAGGCGCAGGTCTCCGATGCCTCGGCAGAAGTCCTGCTGCTGGTCAGCCGCGACCTCGACCACCAGCCTGAGCGCAGCTCGCAGCCGCACATGGTTAAAGTGGGGTAA
- the exbD gene encoding TonB system transport protein ExbD: MGLHLKEGADDDLAENHEINVTPFIDVMLVLLIIFMVAAPLATVDIKVDLPASTAKPAPRPEKPVFLSVKADQRLYIGDDEVKAETLGAVLDAKTQGKKDTTIFFQADKGVDYGDLMSVMDKLRSAGYLKVGLVGLETAAKK; this comes from the coding sequence ATGGGCCTGCATTTGAAAGAAGGCGCAGACGACGATCTGGCCGAGAACCACGAAATCAACGTCACGCCGTTCATCGACGTGATGCTGGTGCTGCTGATCATCTTTATGGTGGCCGCGCCGTTGGCCACTGTGGACATCAAAGTCGACCTGCCGGCCTCGACCGCCAAACCGGCGCCGCGGCCAGAAAAACCGGTGTTCCTCAGCGTCAAGGCTGATCAGCGTTTGTACATCGGTGACGACGAAGTGAAAGCCGAAACCCTTGGTGCAGTGCTCGACGCCAAGACCCAGGGGAAGAAAGACACCACCATCTTCTTCCAGGCCGACAAAGGCGTGGATTACGGTGATCTGATGAGTGTGATGGACAAATTGCGCTCGGCCGGTTACTTGAAGGTCGGTCTGGTCGGACTTGAGACGGCAGCCAAGAAATGA
- a CDS encoding TonB family protein, with product MITTRHKLTRYSGSLAVVLGVHALAIALALNWTSRPPIELPPQAMMVELAPVPAPPPPAPPKVVTPPQPPAPVEELPIPKLAEAPKAEIAVPKPKPKPKPKPPKPVEKKQPEPPKEKPSEEKPADTQPTQAPTEKSAQPAPGPSPAQVAAKASWQGTLLAHLAKYKKYPASAQARGKEGLNRLRFVVDAEGNVLSFELVGRSGNADLDRATLEMIRRAQPLPKPPADMLNDGSIEIVAPFVYSLERRR from the coding sequence ATGATCACGACGCGCCATAAGCTGACGCGTTACAGCGGTAGCCTGGCCGTGGTGCTGGGCGTTCATGCGCTGGCCATCGCGCTGGCGCTGAACTGGACCAGCCGCCCGCCCATCGAGTTGCCCCCACAGGCAATGATGGTCGAGCTGGCTCCGGTGCCTGCCCCGCCACCGCCGGCTCCGCCGAAAGTCGTCACACCGCCGCAGCCACCGGCTCCGGTTGAAGAATTGCCGATTCCGAAACTGGCCGAAGCACCAAAAGCGGAAATCGCGGTACCGAAACCCAAGCCGAAGCCCAAGCCCAAACCGCCGAAGCCAGTGGAGAAGAAGCAGCCCGAGCCGCCGAAGGAGAAGCCTTCCGAAGAGAAACCGGCCGACACCCAGCCGACCCAGGCACCCACGGAGAAATCCGCCCAGCCTGCGCCGGGTCCGTCGCCAGCACAAGTGGCGGCCAAGGCCAGTTGGCAAGGCACCCTGCTCGCGCATTTGGCCAAGTACAAAAAATACCCGGCCAGCGCTCAGGCACGGGGCAAGGAAGGCTTGAACCGTCTGCGCTTCGTGGTCGATGCCGAGGGTAACGTGCTGTCGTTCGAACTGGTAGGCCGCTCCGGCAACGCCGATCTGGACCGGGCGACCCTGGAAATGATCCGCCGCGCCCAACCGCTGCCCAAGCCGCCGGCTGACATGCTGAACGACGGCTCGATCGAAATTGTTGCGCCGTTTGTTTACTCGCTCGAACGCCGCCGCTAA